The Glycine soja cultivar W05 chromosome 3, ASM419377v2, whole genome shotgun sequence genome window below encodes:
- the LOC114405916 gene encoding cytochrome P450 83B1-like yields MVSPHLILCITLPMLLLFLFQYRRAFKNSTLPPGPRGLPIIGNLHQLHSSSLYLQLWQLSKKYGPLFSLQLGLRPAIVVSSHKLAREALKDNDLEFSGRPKLLGQQKLSYNGLEMIFSPYGEFWREIRKICVVHVLSSRRVSRFSSIRNFEVKQMIKRISLHASSSKVTNLNEVLMSLTSTVICRIAFGRSYEDEETERSKFHGMLNECQAMWGTLFISDYIPFLGWIDKLRGLHARLERNFKELDEFYQEVIDEHMNPNRKTTKNEDITDVLLQLKKQRLYSIDLTNDHIKAVLMDMLVAATDTTAATTVWAMTALLKNPRVMKKVQEEIRTLGGKKDFLDEDDIQKFPYFKAVIKETLRLYLPAPLLVQRETNEACIIDCYEIPAKTIVYVNAWAIHRDPKAWKDPDEFLPERFLDNTIDFRGQDFELIPFGAGRRICPGMPMAIASLDLILANLLNSFDWELPAGMTKEDIDTEMLPGLTQHKKNPLYVLAKSRIQNYD; encoded by the exons ATGGTGTCACCACATCTAATTCTATGCATAACTCTTCCCATGCTTTTGTTATTCCTCTTCCAATATCGCAGAGCGTTCAAGAACTCAACCCTTCCACCTGGTCCTAGAGGCCTTCCCATAATAGGGAATCTTCATCAGCTACATAGTTCTTCTCTTTATCTACAACTATGGCAACTCTCAAAGAAATACGGTCCTCTATTTTCTCTTCAATTAGGTTTAAGACCAGCCATAGTTGTTTCCTCCCATAAATTGGCCAGAGAGGCATTGAAAGACAACGACCTTGAGTTTAGTGGACGACCTAAATTACTTGGCCAGCAGAAACTGTCCTACAATGGGTTAGAGATGATATTTTCCCCATATGGTGAGTTTTGGAGAGAAATTAGAAAAATTTGTGTTGTCCATGTCCTTAGCTCAAGACGTGTCTCAAGATTTTCCTCAATAAGAAACTTTGAGGTCAAGCAAATGATTAAAAGAATATCCTTGCACGCCTCATCTTCCAAAGTTACAAATTTGAATGAAGTGCTAATGTCTCTTACTAGCACTGTTATATGTAGAATTGCCTTTGGGAGAAGCTATGAAGATGAAGAAACCGAAAGGAGTAAGTTCCATGGTATGCTAAATGAGTGTCAAGCCATGTGGGGAACCTTGTTTATCTCAGATTATATTCCTTTCTTGGGTTGGATTGATAAACTGAGGGGACTGCATGCACGTCTTGAACGGAATTTCAAGGAGTTGGATGAGTTCTACCAAGAAGTTATTGATGAACACATGAATCCTAATAGAAAGACCACAAAGAATGAGGATATAACAGATGTGTTGCTTCAACTGAAGAAGCAGCGTTTGTATTCCATAGATCTCACAAATGATCACATCAAAGCGGTGCTCATG GACATGCTTGTGGCAGCAACGGATACAACTGCAGCCACAACAGTGTGGGCTATGACTGCTCTACTAAAGAATCCAAGAGTAATGAAGAAAGTTCAAGAAGAAATTAGGACTTTGGGAGGTAAAAAAGATTTTCTAGATGAAGATGATATTCAGAAATTTCCCTATTTCAAGGCTGTGATAAAAGAGACACTGAGACTGTATCTACCAGCACCGTTGCTGGTGCAAAGAGAAACAAATGAAGCATGTATTATAGATTGTTATGAAATTCCAGCAAAAACAATAGTCTATGTGAATGCTTGGGCTATCCATAGAGACCCTAAGGCTTGGAAAGACCCAGATGAGTTTTTACCCGAGAGGTTCTTAGATAATACTATAGATTTTCGAGGTCAAGATTTTGAGTTAATTCCATTTGGTGCTGGTCGTAGAATATGCCCTGGCATGCCTATGGCAATTGCTTCATTGGATCTTATTCTTGCTAatcttttaaattcatttgattGGGAATTGCCAGCAGGAATGACAAAAGAAGACATTGACACTGAAATGTTGCCAGGACTTACTCAGCATAAGAAGAACCCTCTTTATGTTTTGGCCAAGTCTAGAATccaaaattatgattaa